The Coprococcus phoceensis genomic sequence ATAAATCAAAAGAAGAATTTGACAAGCTAAATGAGCAGCTGTTCGAAAGCGCGGCAAATGCAAATACGTTTGCAAACATGATGGGACCGGTTATTGGAAATATCGGAAATCTTCAGTTTGTATTGACAGCCGTACTCGGTGGATTTTTATCTGTTCGGGGAGTTGGAGGAATTACGCTTGGAGTGATGGCATCTTACCTGCAGTTTACAAAGAGTTTCACACAGCCGTTTATGCAGGTAGCGCAGCAGTTCAACTCGATTGTAATGGCGCTGGCAGGTGCGGAACGTATTTTCAACTTGATTGATGAAGAACCGGAAATGGATGAAGGATATGTAGAGCTTGTCAATGCAAAGAAAGATGCACAGGGAAATATTGTAGAGTGCAAAGAGAGAACTGGTATGTGGGCATGGAAACATCCGCACGAAGCAGATGGAACAGTTACTTACACAGAGCTAAAAGGAGATGTCCGCTTTGAGGATGTCACATTTGGATATAACAGTGACAAAGTTATTCTTCAGGACATCAGTTTGTTTGCAAAGCCAGGACAGAAACTTGCGTTTGTTGGTTCCACAGGAGCCGGAAAGACGACAATTACGAATTTAATTAATCGTTTCTATGATATTCAGGGCGGAAAGATTCGTTATGATGGAATTAATATTACAAAGATTAAAAAAGATGATCTGAGACGTTCGCTTGGCATTGTACTGCAGGATACACATTTGTTCACAGGAACGATTATGGAAAATATTCGCTATGGAAAGCTGGATGCGACAGATGAAGAGGTGTATGAAGCAGCAAGACTGTCTCATGCGGATCAGTTTATCAGAATGCTCCCAAATGGATACGATACAGTATTAAGTGGTGATGGAGAGGAACTTTCCCAAGGACAACGACAGCTTCTTTCGATTGCGCGAGCAGCAGTTGCGAATCCACCGGTACTGATTTTGGATGAAGCGACATCAAGTATCGATACCCGAACAGAGAGTATCGTGCAAAAAGGTATGGATAATCTTATGAAAGGTCGTACCGTGTTTGTAATTGCACATAGATTATCGACTATCCGCAATAGTGATGCGATTATCGTATTGGAACATGGAAAGATCATTGAGCGTGGAGATCATGAAGATCTGATTCAGATGAAAGGAACCTATTATCAGTTGTATACAGGAAAACTGGAATTATCATAGAGGAGTAGTGAAAGAAAAATAGGAGAAAGGACTTAGGAGAAACATATGAGTGAGCATGTAAAATTAAAAAGGCAAAAGTTGTTGCTTCTGGCATTAAAAACTGCGATCGGAGGAAGTGCAGCAATTTATATTGCGGAAAAGATAGGATTGCAGTTTGCGCCTTCGGCAGGGATTATTGCCATGCTTTCGCTCGTATCGACAAAATGGGGGACATTAAAGCTGTCCCTCCTCAGAGTCCTTACTTTTTTGATGTCAGTTGCACTTTGCTGGGGAATTTTTCACTTGATGTCTGGCAAATGGATTGAATTTGGGATTTTTCTGTTTTTCCTGATACTGATCTGTGATAAATTAGGGTGCAGAAATACGATTTCTGTCAACGCAGTAATCGGAACACATTTTTTGGCTACACAAGACTTTTCGGTTGCATTTATATTTGATGAGTTTTTGCTTGTCGGAATAGGAATTACCATTGCGATTATTCTGAATCTCTTTCACATCAATGGAAGTCAT encodes the following:
- a CDS encoding ABC transporter ATP-binding protein, encoding MSKNQKSGVSKNTAKTAKRLLKYVTGMYKVQFVIVFVCILLSSVASISVSLSLKFLLDDFIIPLIGQKQPNFAELYQAMAVLGCIFLVGVVSTFVYTRMMVTIGQGVLKQVRDDMFEHMQTLPIRYFDQNTNGSIMSLYTNDTDTLRQMINQSIPQALMSFFTIIVTFISMLILSPLLTVLAVVMIGVLLLVTKKIGGNSGKFFVRQQIALADVTGYVEERMNGQRVVKVFNHENKSKEEFDKLNEQLFESAANANTFANMMGPVIGNIGNLQFVLTAVLGGFLSVRGVGGITLGVMASYLQFTKSFTQPFMQVAQQFNSIVMALAGAERIFNLIDEEPEMDEGYVELVNAKKDAQGNIVECKERTGMWAWKHPHEADGTVTYTELKGDVRFEDVTFGYNSDKVILQDISLFAKPGQKLAFVGSTGAGKTTITNLINRFYDIQGGKIRYDGINITKIKKDDLRRSLGIVLQDTHLFTGTIMENIRYGKLDATDEEVYEAARLSHADQFIRMLPNGYDTVLSGDGEELSQGQRQLLSIARAAVANPPVLILDEATSSIDTRTESIVQKGMDNLMKGRTVFVIAHRLSTIRNSDAIIVLEHGKIIERGDHEDLIQMKGTYYQLYTGKLELS